One region of Tamandua tetradactyla isolate mTamTet1 chromosome 6, mTamTet1.pri, whole genome shotgun sequence genomic DNA includes:
- the KRT26 gene encoding keratin, type I cytoskeletal 26, translating into MSFRLPSGSRRMGSRAGSVGLSGGGAGFGAGNVCGGLGAGSRFSCPLGGISSGGDFCNGGGGLGGGGCTGFLGNELGLLSGNEKVTMQNLNDRLASYLDHVHALEAANADLEQKIKGWYEKYGPGSCRGLDHDYSKYFLSIEDLKRQIISMTICNASIVLQCDNARLAADDFRLKYENELALHQSVEADISGLRRLLDELNLCTTDLEMQREMLTQELTDLKNTHEEEMKALRRAAGGNVNVEMNAAPGVDLTVLLNNMRAEYEDLAEQNRRDAQACFNEKSALLQQQISDDAGAATAARNELTELKRNLQTLEIELQSLMAVKHSYECSLAETEGNYCHQLQQIQDQILEMEEQLQQIRTETEGQMQEYGKLLDIKIFLEKEIETYCRLIDEEERESKTTSYKSRGCGPVSSGNQIKDSTEEIIVKTVVEELDQLGNVLSLRVHSVEEKSSKISNITMEQRIPSKDHNEKKKLS; encoded by the exons ATGTCTTTTCGACTTCCCAGTGGATCCCGGCGAATGGGCTCCCGCGCTGGCTCTGTGGGGCTGTCGGGTGGAGGAGCGGGTTTCGGGGCTGGGAACGTGTGCGGTGGGTTGGGAGCGGGAAGCAGATTTTCTTGCCCTCTTGGGGGCATTTCTTCTGGAGGAGATTTCTGTAATGGTGGTggagggctgggaggtgggggctgCACTGGTTTTCTTGGAAATGAGCTTGGCCTCCTCTCTGGAAATGAAAAGGTGACCATGCAGAATCTCAATGACCGCCTGGCGTCCTACCTGGACCACGTGCATGCTCTGGAGGCGGCAAATGCAGACCTAGAGCAGAAGATCAAAGGCTGGTATGAAAAATACGGGCCTGGTTCTTGCCGGGGACTTGATCATGACTAtagcaaatatttcttaagtaTTGAAGATCTTAAAAGGCAG attatttccatgaccATCTGTAATGCCAGTATTGTTCTACAATGTGACAACGCCAGACTGGCCGCTGACGACTTCAGGCTGAA GTACGAAAATGAGCTGGCTCTGCACCAGAGTGTGGAGGCAGACATCAGCGGCCTTCGCAGATTGCTCGACGAGCTGAATCTTTGTACTACCGACCTGGAGATGCAGCGGGAAATGCTCACCCAGGAATTAACCGACCTCAAAAACACTCACGAGGAG GAAATGAAAGCCCTGCGGCGTGCGGCGGGGGGAAATGTGAACGTGGAGATGAACGCGGCGCCCGGGGTGGACCTGACTGTCCTGTTGAACAACATGAGGGCCGAGTACGAGGACTTGGCTGAGCAGAACCGCCGAGATGCCCAGGCCTGTTTTAACGAGAAG AGTGCATTGCTGCAGCAACAGATTTCTGATGATGCGGGAGCAGCCACAGCGGCCAGAAATGAGCTGACGGAACTGAAACGCAATCTCCAAACTTTGGAAATCGAACTTCAATCCCTCATGGCTGTG aAACATTCCTATGAATGTTCCTTGGCCGAGACGGAAGGAAATTACTGCCATCAACTCCAGCAAATCCAAGACCAGATCCTGGAGATGGAGGAACAGTTGCAACAGATTCGAACAGAAACAGAAGGCCAGATGCAGGAATATGGAAAGCTTCTAGACATCAAAatctttttagaaaaagaaatagaaacttacTGCCGCTTAATAGATGAAGAAGAAAG AGAAAGCAAAACCACAAGCTACAAATCAAGAGGATGTGGGCCCGTAAGTTCTGGAAATCAAATCAAAG actcAACAGAAGAAATCATTGTTAAAACAGTGGTTGAGGAACTAGATCAACTTGGCAATGTCCTTTCACTGAGGGTCCACTCAGTTGAAGAAAAATCCTCTAAAATTAGCAACATTACAATGGAACAGCGAATACCTTCTAAAGatcataatgagaaaaaaaagttatcttaa